The nucleotide window GTATCGAGTACGGTAGTCGGTTTCATGGCCCTGGTAGCTTCCGGAGGTGTTGAAGTATGGAAAGCCTTAAGATCGCACTAGTCTCAGACTGGTTCTTTCCAAGTGTGGGGGGCATAGAATATCACATCCACGACCTCGCCACTCACCTGGTGGAAATGGGTCACGAAGTCCACGTAATAACGAGGTTTGGAAACTATCCCGACGAGAAACTCCCCTATGATGTTCACCGGTTTAGGGGTAGGGTAACGATGGATAGCTTCCACGTGAGCATTGGAACGGATGCGTTGAAACAAATAAACGAGCTATACAAAATGGAGCACTTTGACGTAACCCACGGACACAGCATATACTCACCCCTGGCCGTCGGTGTTGCCAATCTCTCAGCTGGGATAAGGGGGATTCCAAGTGTTATAACCAATCACTCTCTTCTTGGGGACTCAATTTTAAATCCAGCGTACATCACTCTCCTGCGCATCTCCCTCCGTAAGGTCAGTTCGTTCATCGCCGTTAGCAGGGCGGTTGAAGGGGACACGCGCTCAATCCTCGGCAGGAACCTTGGAAAGAGGGAAATTTACACCATCCCCAACGGGATAGATGCAGATTTCTGGGAGCCACCGGAGGATAAGGAGGAACTGAAGGAATCCCTCGGCCTAAAAGGAGTGGTCGTAGCCACGACCTCCCGTCTGACGAAGAGAAAGCGGGTTCATGTGATTCCGGCGATTGCAAAGAGTGTAAAAGAAGAACACGGCGAAAACATGACGTTTCTGATAATTGGAGATGGACCCGAAAGGGAGACTATCGAACGGCTCATCAGGCAGTACCGCGTTGAGGACACCGTGAAACTCCTCGGAAGACAGCCGAGGGAGAAAGTACGGGAGTACCTACAGGCTAGTGACGTATACCTATCGCCCACAATTTATGAGGCCTTCGGAATAGCCGCGCTTGAGGCACTGGCCTGCGGCGTTCCGGTGGTTGCAAACAACCATGGGGGAATAAGCGAGGTCGTAGAGCACGGAAAGACGGGTCTGGTGTCTCAGGACGACGGTGAACTGGTGCAAAACCTAATGGCTCTGATTGACGATGAGGAAATGAGGGAGGAAATGGGCAAAAACGCAAGAAAGAGTGTGGAAGACCGCTTTAGCTGGGAGGCTGTAATTCCAGAGGTGCTGGACGTTTATGAGAGAACAATGAACCGGGGAGGTGGAAATCCGTTTCTCCTTTACAGGTTCCACCAGGCACTCAAGAGGGGGGTTGCAGATGCTGGTGTCTTTAACCTTTGATGTTGAGCAGGACTGCCCGCCCTACCTGAGCACAACCAGGGGAATGGAAGAAGGTCTTCCAAAAATCCTTGACCTGCTCGAAGAGAAAGGCGTAAGAGGGACATTCTTCTTTACCGCGCGGATGGCGAGGGAGTACCCCCATTTAGTAAGGCGCGTTGTTGATGAGGGTCATGAACTGGGAAGTCATGCCTACAACCACGAACGGCTGGACAGACTTTCAAAAAGCGATGCCGAAAGGGCCGTAAAAAAATCCCTAACTGTGCTGCGAGAGTTTGGGGATGTTGTCTCGTTCAGGGCTCCCAACCTTCAGTTGCCTTCCTGGCTCTATGGAGTGCTGAATGAGAACGGAGTACTCGTTGACTCCTCCGCTGCCCGCTACAAAGGATATCTGGAGGGCGTGCATTATGTGAACGGCGTTCTTGAGGTGCCAGCGTCGGTAACCTCCTCAGTTCTTCGCCTTCCGTGGAGCATTCAACGCGCGATACATTCTCACCTCCGGGAACCAAGGGTTTATTTTGCCCATCCCTGGGAATTCGTTCCGATGGGAGGGGTACGCTTTGACTGTCGTTTTAACACAGGTAATAAAGCCCTTTTGTTGCTTGAAAGGCTTATAGACCACTATAAACGGGAGAACGTGAAATTTTTATTAATAGGGGAATATCCCGGTATCTTCGCTGATGTGGAATCCGCAAAGGGTTAGAACTCCATATTCATTGTGACGGATAAATCAGGGTATGGGCCCGGGTTGTGCCCCGAAACAGTTACTGGAATATGGGTTTTGAGAAAGAAAAATGCTAGGGGCCTCCCGATTAATTGGCCAAAATGTTTATAGCTCTAATCCTAAACCTCCAATGGTGAGGTATGTGCTGGAAATATTGAACGTTGTAATGCGGTTTTTCACCTGGGGATTCTCCTTCTACAAGTGGGTGAAGAAGCGCGAGGAATTCATGCTCTTCTTGAGCGTGGCCCTGTGGATAGACTTTCTGGCCGTCCTTACCCAGAAACCAATCCTGGCGCATTTGGGGTGGGTCCCTGAAGTAGCGGTTTTAATACCCCTCCTAAGCACGTTTGCGGTGATAGAGGGAACCCTCCTGATAGCAGCGGCCCTCCTTGTTCTCGATAGTCTTAAAACGCCATGGGGACAGCTTGTGGTCGTTCTCAGTGTCGTCCTCGGTTCGACATACGTTCTTGTGGGGACTCTCCTCAACGAGCCCCCTACGGTTCTCTTCGCGTTCCCCCTTCCCTTCATGGGGGCCTCCCTCATTCTTGTGGGATACGCCCTTATCAAAGAGGAGGTCGGCGTTAAAAACGTGGCAACGCTGTTCCCCCTCGGACTGATTCTCTTGGGGAGCATTAACGCTACTTACCCCCTTACAATAAAAACCCCTCTCGCCCCCTACCTCTACGGCGCGGGAGCGGTTTTTAGGGCCATGGTTTTCGTGGGCATGGCGAGGTACGCCCTCTTCCACGTGGTTCCCCCGAGAAGCACGAGCGTGAACCTGCCGCCCGGAGCGTTCTACGTGGAAACCCGGAGGGCTCTAAGAGCACTGGTTCATAAAATGCAGCGTTCTGGAAACGGTGTCCTCATAACGAGGAACTCACCGCAGGGAATAACCCCCACGTTCCCGGTTTTCTGGATTACCAGGGTCATTTCCGGCAGGATACGCGAGAACACGACGGCAATTTCCCCCACTGACATCGGCATCCTCCTCGACCTCGTGAGGAGGCACCTTGAGAAGGGCCATTCACTCGTGGTGGTTGATAGCTTGGAATACCTTGTGGTGGAGAACGGCTTTGAAAACGCGTTTAAGTTCCTGCTCTCCCTGAAGGATAACATCATGCACTTCCACGGCACGCTTATTGTGCTAACATCGCCCTCCATGTACTCGGAAAATCAATGGGCGTTGATTTCAAGGGAGCTGGAAAGGCTCGACCTCGAATGACGGGACCCGCTACGACCTCCTAACTTCAACCCACGTTGAGTGATAGGCGGAGCCGTTTCCGTAGCCATTAACTGTCTCATCTGTCGTGAGGAAGTTCGCGTTCCAGCCAAGGAGCCTCGCCCAGAAGGCTTTGTAGAGGAGGACAACTCCCCTTGGGACATCCTCTGTGAGCTTTGCCAGGGTTTTCACTCTTCCGTTGTCGTTGAAGACCTCCACCTCGTCGCCTTCTTTTATCCCTCTCCCCTCCGCATCGAGCGGGTTGATGTAGAGGCGGGGATCAACCATCCCGTAGGTGTTGTGGTACTGGCTCGTTATCGTCATCCTGTATGTCGGGGTCAAAAGCCTCAGAGGGTACTTGCCCTCGCGCTTTCTGTACTCCGGGAACGGTGAAAGGCCGCGCTCAACGGCCCGCTGGGAGTAGAATTCTATCTTCCCGCTGGCCGTCTCCCATTTCTGCGGTTTTTCCGGCACTCTGACGAAGCCCTTTCTCTTCAGCTCATCCCAGCTCAGGCCGTTGAGCTCGAGGATTTTCCTTATTACTTCCTCGTCGCTCTCGTGGAGGTGGGGGTTCTCTATCCCCAGGGCCCTCGCGAGGAGCCTCGTTACCTCGCTGTTGCTCTTCCCGTAAAGCTTCGCAACCGGCTCGTTTAGAGCTACGTAGCGGTGGTAGTAGGAATCAACGATATCGAGGCGCTCGAAGAATGTATTGGCAGGTAAAACAACGTCAGAGTAAAGGCCAGTGTCGGTCAAAAAGATGTCGTGGGTGACAACGAAGATGTCGTTCTCCTCCAGCACCTTCCTCAGGCGGTTCTGGTTGGGCAGGCTCGCGAGAGGGTTGGAGTTGTAGACGTAGAGGAACTTTATCTCGCCCTCCTCGATGTATTCTGCCAGCTTCATCTGGGGGACTCTCTTGGCGGGTTTGGTCCTTAGAAAGGCTCCTTCCGCGTAGGACTTGTCTACGGTTTTCATGTCGTAGATGAAGCCGAAGCTGTGTCCAACTAAGGCCGGGAGGATCGCTATCGCCCTTATCGCATCCCCTCCTGCCAGGGAACGCTGGAAGCCGTAGCCGATGTGAATAACGCCCCGCTTTTCCGCGTAATTCCTCGCGAAAGCCTCTATCTCCCCAACCCGCAAACCGGTTTCCTCCGCGATAAAGTCCATTTCGAGGTTCCCAACGTACTCCCTGAACTCCCCGAAGCCGTGGACGTTCTTCCTCACGAAATCCTCGTCATAGAGGTTCTCTTCGATTAGAGTCTTTGCAACTCCCAGGGCAAAAAGTACGTCCGTCTCAGGCCTTATCTGGAAGAACCTGTGGGAGCGCTTTGCTGTTTCAGTTCTCACCACATCAACTGTCCAGGTCTCAAGACCGTATCGTTTTGCGAGCATGAAGCCGTGAAGGTTCGTCCAGAAGGGATTCACGCCCCAGTAGATTATTAGCCTCTGGTTCCTCAGCTCCTCGGGATCGAGGCCAACTGCGGTGCCGTAGACGTCCCTCAAAGCCTCCTGTCCCGCTCTATCGCATATCCCGTGGTCGAGCATCGCCGTGTTCAGGTAGTGAAAGAGCCTCAGGGGGAAGGCGTAGTTCACAACCCCCCTATCGCCGGCGTACTGATAGACAAGAACTCTCTCGCTCCCGTAAGTCTCTATAGTTTCCCTCAGCTTACCTGCCACGAGCTCTATCGCATCATCCCAGCTCGCCTCTCTAAATTCCCCACTTCCCCTCTCGCCGGTTCGTATGAGTGGAACCTTTAACCTCTCCGCGGAGTGGAACCACTTTGGGAGAAGGGCGCCCTTTGGACAGAGAAAGCCCCTTGTTATCGGGTGGGAGGGGTTCCCCCTCACCGACAACTTCCCATCTCTTAACTCGCTCACCATCGAGCATGTATCGTAACAGTCCCGGGTGCAGACACTGAACATCGCCATCCCTATTTAAGTTCAGAGTGCCTAATTTAAACGTTTTTGCACATACCGCTGGCTCAACATTGAATCTTTTGTTAGATTGCTGTCCTATTGTTGCAGGAATTACACGCCTTTCCCCACCATAGCCAAAAATTTTATAACACTCTACCGCGAAGTAGAGAGATAGAAACGGTGTCCTTTCATTACGGTCACTGTAGGATGGTGATAATGATGATGCCAGTGGATAGGAAGTCTCTCTTTAAGAGAGTGCCGAGCGGAATTCCTGGTTTTGATGACCTAATCGAGGGTGGCTTCCCCGAGAACACCACGGTTCTAGTGGCGGGTGGAACCGGTACAGGTAAAACCACGTTCGCTGCCCAGTTCATATACAGGGGTGCTGAACTCTACGACGACCCTGGAGTCTTTGTAACCCTCGAGGAGAGGGCAAAGGACATCAGAAGGGAGGTTAAATCCTTCGGATGGGACTTTAAGAAGTACGAGGATGAGGGCAAGATCGTTATAATAGACGGTGTTAGCTCTTCTGTTGGCCTTCCATCAGAGGAAAAGTTCGCCCTCGAAGACAAGTTCAACGTGGACAACTTCCTCCGCTACGTTTATCGCGTTGTCAAATCAATAAACGCCAAGCGCCTCGTGATAGACTCTATACCCTCCCTCGCCTTCAGACTTGCCGAGGAGAGGCAGATCAGGGAAGTGCTCCTTAAGCTCAACACCATACTCCTTGAGATGGGCGTCACCACGGTGCTGACCACGGAGGCCCCCGCCCCCCAGGAGGGCAGGATCAGCCGCTACGGTATTGAGGAGTACATCGCGAGGGGTGTCGTCCTTCTCGACCTCCAGGAGAGGAACATAGAACTCAAACGCTACCTCCTCATAAGGAAGATGCGTGAGACCAAGCACTCCATGAGGAAGTACCCCTTCGAGATAACCAGTGATGGAATAGTCGTGTATCCGAGCGGAGAGATATACTGAACCGGGTGATATAGGTGCTCCCCCTTGACGGCGAGGAAGTTGAAAGAGAGGTCACTCGAGTTGCTACGGGCGTAATTGACGACCTTATTATGGGGGGTGTTCCCCGGGGAAGTGTTATCCTCGTTATAGGCGACCCCAAGGCGGGCAAGACGACCTTCGTGAGCCAGTTTATGCACAACCAGCTGCACTACGGTATCCCAGTAATCAGCATCTTTACGGACATCTCGCGCTACGAGTTCGTGAGCAACGCGATGGACTTTGGCTGGGACTTTGAGAAGTACCTCGACGAGGGACTCTACATAATAGACGCCTACACTACCAGGCTCCGCGGGAAGCCGAAGTTCGCCTTCGATGAGGCCATGGTAACCAACGTAAGCGACACAACCCAGATAATAAGCGCCATAAAGGACATGACGCTCAACATAATGACCAGCAGGAACCCGCCGTTCATAACCGGCGTTATCTCCTCCCTCACCCCCATATTCTTTGAGGCGGACAGGAAGCAAATCTACAAGTTTCTGGAGGACCTTAAGGAGCTAGCCCACAGGCAGAAACAGGTGTGGCTGCTCGAGATGAACTCGGGGATAGAGGCCCCCCACGTGGAGATGATGGTCAAGGCCATAGTTGACGGCATCATCGAGTTCCGCCTCATGGAGGAGGGAAAAACGCTCAGAAGGTACCTGCGCGTCTACGGAATGCGCAGAACAAAGCACGTACTCTCGTGGATTCCCTACGAGATAACGTCGAGGGGTATAAAACTCAATCTTTAATCCCGAGCCCCTCTATTTTTCTGCATACCTCCAGGTGGAAGTTGAACTCCTCGAACCACTTTCTCGGGTAAACCTTGAGCTCGTCGAGGCGGGACTTTCCGCCGAATTCGCCGAGGATGTAAACGTTGTTTACGCTCACCACCCCAAACACGGCCGCGAGGTTGAATATCAGGGAGCGCAGCCCGTAGGCACTCGCAAAAACTTCGTCCGGCTCCTCGTGGGGGTACTTAAAGAGAAAGTACTCCACCCCCTCCATTCTCGCTATGTCAGTCATCGCCACGTCCGCCGTGAGAAGGACGGTGAGGGGCGCGTTGTTCTTATCGAAGTTCTTTATGGTCTTCACGATGCGTTCGTCGTTGGAACGGCCGGAGTTTTCCACTGCCTGAACCTCTATGGCCCTGTACTTCAGCTTTTCAAACTCTCTAAGGGCCACGTAAGCTGCTTTCCTGGAGCGCTTCTTTCTCCTGTTGTGGAACTCGTCGAGGAGCTCTCCGTGGGGGAGAACCTTTTTCAGGGCCTTAATCTCGGAGGGGCGGTACTTGAAGTTCATGGCGTTCTCTATCTCCGCCTTGACGAGGTCAACGATTATTATCTCGTGGCTCTTTAGCGGCTCGAAGTTCGAGATGAAGGAGTGGTAGAGGACGTTGGTGTCGGGGGCGAAGACCACCCCCTTGGTGAGGGACTCGTAGAGCCCCAGCTTCTCCTGGAACTCATCGGCGTTGTCGTAGGTTATTATACCAGCCGCGAGGAAAGCCTCGTGGAAATCGCGGTACTGGGGGAGTTCGTCGTAGAATTCCCTCTTGTCCCGCAGAAACTCCGAGAACTCCCTCCTCCCAGTGAGAACTTTTATGTGGTAGCCGCCTTCCACAGGGCGTACCTCAAGGAGATGCATCCCGTAGAGGGGGTACTCCACCCTCAAGCCATTCCTCTGGAGGAGGTTTATGAGCAGCTGAAGTTCCGCCTTCCGTATTATGAGCTCCCTCATGTCATCTCCCTCATGAAGTCCCTCAAATGCTGAACGTGGAGGGGGATCATCATGTAGGGCCTGTCTGCGAAGGACAGCTCCGTTATGGCGAGGTAGTAGACATGGTCTATCCCCTCGTGGAGGCCCTTTATCAGCGTGCCAACGACGACGGCCTTTCGTCCGCCTGTTATGTCTACCGCGACCTCAAAACCCTCCGACTTGAGTTTTCTTATGATGGGAACCACCCGCTTTTCCGCCTCCAGAAAGCTGGCGTTTTCGATAACGACGCTCTCAATCTCGGGGTTGATTCCGAAGGCCTCGGAGATTATCCTGAGTGCCTCCTCGGTCTTCTCGAGCTTTGATCTGTAGGCTTCCTCAACAACGATGTAGATGCGTTCGGGGCGGTAGTTCTCCCTCATCAGCACCGCGTAGTAGGAGTTGATGGTCGCCCACGAGGAGCGCCCGAGCATTGTTATGTAGGCCCTCATACTACTCTATCATGACGAGCCCGTACAAAACACTTTCGGAGAAGTTAATCTCCGTGATGCTCGAGAGCTCTATCCCCACCGCATCTATGCTGGGCCTCACCTTCTCTGGCATCCTGCATTCACCTGTTCTTTCGAAGGGGCAGTCAAGGCAGAGGTTGCAGTTGCCGGGGAAGAGGGCAAAGGCGTAGGCTTTTCCCTCCCTGAAAAGCTTGTTCTCAAGCTCGAGGAGGTGATTGAGAACCTCACGCTTCTCCTCCTCGAAACGGGAGTAGTCCACCTCGAACTTCACGAGGAGGGCCCTTCTGTAGCTCCTCACCCACTCCCTGGCCTCACCCCACGGGGGAGCGTGGGGAGGGCACGAGGGCCTCTTCCCGTACATGGGACAGGAGCGGCACTTCCACACGGGGCGGGGCGAGACGGTGATATCCTCCGCCTCAACCTCCCTTGTGAGGATTACTCTCATTCCTCTCCCTCGAGCTCATAAACGACCACGCGGACGCGCTTCCCCTTTAGGGCCTCCTTGAGCGTCCACCAGAGCTCGGTTGGCCTTTCCTGTCGGTGTATAATCTCGTCGTTCTCCCTTATTTTGACGCGCTCCACTTTCACCTCGTAGAAGACACCCTCCCTGTTGAAGAGCTCCTTCATGATTCATCCCTCCTTAGGATTCTCATAAGCTCCGTGAGGGTTCTCAACTCGTAGTCGGCAAAGTGGTAATCTTCTTCACCGGAGCGGTTTATCCACACGGCCCTCATGCCAACGTTCTTGGCGCCCATGACGTCCTGCGTTAGCGAATCTCCCACCATCATGGCCTCCTCGGGCTCAACCCCGAGGCGCTTGAGAGCCTCGAGGAATATTCTGGGCTCGGGTTTTATGGCCTTTACATCGTCGCGGGTTACGATGGTATCGAAGTAGCCGTCGAGTCCCACCACCCTGAGCTTCAGGCGCTGGTACTCGGGCCCGCTCGTTATTATCCCCAGCCTGTAGCCGTGTTCCCTGAGCCACTCGAGCATGGGTTTCGTGTCAGGGAACACGGTTATCTTGTGGGGATAGGCCCTCAAAAGCTCCTCGAACCTCAAGTCAACGTTGAACATCCGGAAGAAGAAGTTCCAGTCGTGCCAGTCGTAGGTGTCCCTCCTTCCCATAATCTCGGCAAGAAAACGCTCCCTGGCCTCTCCCTTCGTGATTCCAAACTTTCTGGAAATCTGCTCGTAGACCTGGGGCAGAAAGAGCATTATGAGGGACCTCTCGGATAGGAGCGTTTCGTCAATGTCGAAGAAGAGGGCCCTTACGCTCATCCCAATCACCACTTCTTGATTAGAAGCGCGAGGACTTCAACGTCATCGGCGACCTCTTCGTCTATCTGGACGCCCCATATGACGTCCTTCTCCTTTAGTATCTCCTGGAACCGGTGGAGCACCGTGTGGGCATGCGTAAGCGGAACGTTCTTCCCGGCGCGGATGCTTATCAGTCCCCTGTCCCATATTCCCCAGTGCCAGCTGAAGTCCACTTCATGAAGAAGCCTTATTATGCCGACGTTCCCGCCTCTGACCATGGCGAAGAAGTCCGCGTAGTCAACGTTAACGAGCATATCGTTCTCGAGGTAACGGTAGAGCTTTGAGAACATCCCGCCTATTCTCTTTCCGGCGTACTGGAAGGCTTCTTTTATCGAGGCCTCGCGGTACTCGTTGAGGACCTCCCACAGGGAGTCGTAGAACACCGTCTCAAAGTGCCTCGTCCAGGCCGGCCGCTTCATCGTGACGAGCTCCATGTAAGGGCTCAGCACATAGGCGAAGCGTACAACGTCCCGGGGTGCATAGAAATCCATGAGTTGGGCAATCTCAATATTCACGGGCTTGTTCTCAAAGACCAGCCACATTATGGCGTTCTCGGGAATGTTCTTGAAGAACTCCGCGACGCCTTCCACGAAGGTTCTCTTGTCGAGGAGGTAGTCGGAGGTGTCAACGATAACCCTCTGGGCGTCATTGACCTCGATGTTTCGCACGATGAGGGAGCCA belongs to Palaeococcus ferrophilus DSM 13482 and includes:
- a CDS encoding glycosyltransferase family 4 protein — translated: MESLKIALVSDWFFPSVGGIEYHIHDLATHLVEMGHEVHVITRFGNYPDEKLPYDVHRFRGRVTMDSFHVSIGTDALKQINELYKMEHFDVTHGHSIYSPLAVGVANLSAGIRGIPSVITNHSLLGDSILNPAYITLLRISLRKVSSFIAVSRAVEGDTRSILGRNLGKREIYTIPNGIDADFWEPPEDKEELKESLGLKGVVVATTSRLTKRKRVHVIPAIAKSVKEEHGENMTFLIIGDGPERETIERLIRQYRVEDTVKLLGRQPREKVREYLQASDVYLSPTIYEAFGIAALEALACGVPVVANNHGGISEVVEHGKTGLVSQDDGELVQNLMALIDDEEMREEMGKNARKSVEDRFSWEAVIPEVLDVYERTMNRGGGNPFLLYRFHQALKRGVADAGVFNL
- a CDS encoding polysaccharide deacetylase family protein; translation: MLVSLTFDVEQDCPPYLSTTRGMEEGLPKILDLLEEKGVRGTFFFTARMAREYPHLVRRVVDEGHELGSHAYNHERLDRLSKSDAERAVKKSLTVLREFGDVVSFRAPNLQLPSWLYGVLNENGVLVDSSAARYKGYLEGVHYVNGVLEVPASVTSSVLRLPWSIQRAIHSHLREPRVYFAHPWEFVPMGGVRFDCRFNTGNKALLLLERLIDHYKRENVKFLLIGEYPGIFADVESAKG
- a CDS encoding DUF835 domain-containing protein, which translates into the protein MRYVLEILNVVMRFFTWGFSFYKWVKKREEFMLFLSVALWIDFLAVLTQKPILAHLGWVPEVAVLIPLLSTFAVIEGTLLIAAALLVLDSLKTPWGQLVVVLSVVLGSTYVLVGTLLNEPPTVLFAFPLPFMGASLILVGYALIKEEVGVKNVATLFPLGLILLGSINATYPLTIKTPLAPYLYGAGAVFRAMVFVGMARYALFHVVPPRSTSVNLPPGAFYVETRRALRALVHKMQRSGNGVLITRNSPQGITPTFPVFWITRVISGRIRENTTAISPTDIGILLDLVRRHLEKGHSLVVVDSLEYLVVENGFENAFKFLLSLKDNIMHFHGTLIVLTSPSMYSENQWALISRELERLDLE
- a CDS encoding molybdopterin-dependent oxidoreductase, coding for MFSVCTRDCYDTCSMVSELRDGKLSVRGNPSHPITRGFLCPKGALLPKWFHSAERLKVPLIRTGERGSGEFREASWDDAIELVAGKLRETIETYGSERVLVYQYAGDRGVVNYAFPLRLFHYLNTAMLDHGICDRAGQEALRDVYGTAVGLDPEELRNQRLIIYWGVNPFWTNLHGFMLAKRYGLETWTVDVVRTETAKRSHRFFQIRPETDVLFALGVAKTLIEENLYDEDFVRKNVHGFGEFREYVGNLEMDFIAEETGLRVGEIEAFARNYAEKRGVIHIGYGFQRSLAGGDAIRAIAILPALVGHSFGFIYDMKTVDKSYAEGAFLRTKPAKRVPQMKLAEYIEEGEIKFLYVYNSNPLASLPNQNRLRKVLEENDIFVVTHDIFLTDTGLYSDVVLPANTFFERLDIVDSYYHRYVALNEPVAKLYGKSNSEVTRLLARALGIENPHLHESDEEVIRKILELNGLSWDELKRKGFVRVPEKPQKWETASGKIEFYSQRAVERGLSPFPEYRKREGKYPLRLLTPTYRMTITSQYHNTYGMVDPRLYINPLDAEGRGIKEGDEVEVFNDNGRVKTLAKLTEDVPRGVVLLYKAFWARLLGWNANFLTTDETVNGYGNGSAYHSTWVEVRRS
- a CDS encoding ATPase domain-containing protein — encoded protein: MPVDRKSLFKRVPSGIPGFDDLIEGGFPENTTVLVAGGTGTGKTTFAAQFIYRGAELYDDPGVFVTLEERAKDIRREVKSFGWDFKKYEDEGKIVIIDGVSSSVGLPSEEKFALEDKFNVDNFLRYVYRVVKSINAKRLVIDSIPSLAFRLAEERQIREVLLKLNTILLEMGVTTVLTTEAPAPQEGRISRYGIEEYIARGVVLLDLQERNIELKRYLLIRKMRETKHSMRKYPFEITSDGIVVYPSGEIY
- a CDS encoding RAD55 family ATPase, coding for MGGVPRGSVILVIGDPKAGKTTFVSQFMHNQLHYGIPVISIFTDISRYEFVSNAMDFGWDFEKYLDEGLYIIDAYTTRLRGKPKFAFDEAMVTNVSDTTQIISAIKDMTLNIMTSRNPPFITGVISSLTPIFFEADRKQIYKFLEDLKELAHRQKQVWLLEMNSGIEAPHVEMMVKAIVDGIIEFRLMEEGKTLRRYLRVYGMRRTKHVLSWIPYEITSRGIKLNL
- a CDS encoding PIN domain-containing protein — encoded protein: MRELIIRKAELQLLINLLQRNGLRVEYPLYGMHLLEVRPVEGGYHIKVLTGRREFSEFLRDKREFYDELPQYRDFHEAFLAAGIITYDNADEFQEKLGLYESLTKGVVFAPDTNVLYHSFISNFEPLKSHEIIIVDLVKAEIENAMNFKYRPSEIKALKKVLPHGELLDEFHNRRKKRSRKAAYVALREFEKLKYRAIEVQAVENSGRSNDERIVKTIKNFDKNNAPLTVLLTADVAMTDIARMEGVEYFLFKYPHEEPDEVFASAYGLRSLIFNLAAVFGVVSVNNVYILGEFGGKSRLDELKVYPRKWFEEFNFHLEVCRKIEGLGIKD
- a CDS encoding DUF2284 domain-containing protein, whose translation is MRVILTREVEAEDITVSPRPVWKCRSCPMYGKRPSCPPHAPPWGEAREWVRSYRRALLVKFEVDYSRFEEEKREVLNHLLELENKLFREGKAYAFALFPGNCNLCLDCPFERTGECRMPEKVRPSIDAVGIELSSITEINFSESVLYGLVMIE
- a CDS encoding TIGR02253 family HAD-type hydrolase, which encodes MSVRALFFDIDETLLSERSLIMLFLPQVYEQISRKFGITKGEARERFLAEIMGRRDTYDWHDWNFFFRMFNVDLRFEELLRAYPHKITVFPDTKPMLEWLREHGYRLGIITSGPEYQRLKLRVVGLDGYFDTIVTRDDVKAIKPEPRIFLEALKRLGVEPEEAMMVGDSLTQDVMGAKNVGMRAVWINRSGEEDYHFADYELRTLTELMRILRRDES
- a CDS encoding FtsZ/tubulin family protein, producing MLPFNHIFIGIGNNGSLIVRNIEVNDAQRVIVDTSDYLLDKRTFVEGVAEFFKNIPENAIMWLVFENKPVNIEIAQLMDFYAPRDVVRFAYVLSPYMELVTMKRPAWTRHFETVFYDSLWEVLNEYREASIKEAFQYAGKRIGGMFSKLYRYLENDMLVNVDYADFFAMVRGGNVGIIRLLHEVDFSWHWGIWDRGLISIRAGKNVPLTHAHTVLHRFQEILKEKDVIWGVQIDEEVADDVEVLALLIKKW